From the Saccharobesus litoralis genome, one window contains:
- a CDS encoding pilus assembly PilX family protein, whose protein sequence is MISISCIKGAALVMAMIFSFVLASLAVTLMQSSVLQLKISHAYFNKAQHEQSSLGSVDEFLNRIKQGQYKGQLVSNQAIGKHELPISKTIVVANPEQKVLTDCARQKYGHDLQVKCYPYQLIVESENNRVLEALLEYERVSDD, encoded by the coding sequence AGGAGCTGCGTTAGTGATGGCAATGATTTTTTCATTTGTGCTGGCGTCGTTGGCGGTGACTTTAATGCAGTCGTCTGTTTTGCAACTAAAAATCAGTCACGCTTACTTTAACAAAGCTCAGCATGAACAATCTAGTTTGGGGAGTGTCGATGAATTTCTGAATCGAATCAAGCAAGGTCAATACAAAGGACAGCTAGTTAGTAATCAAGCTATTGGTAAACATGAATTACCTATATCAAAAACCATTGTTGTGGCTAACCCTGAGCAAAAAGTTTTGACAGATTGCGCAAGGCAAAAGTATGGCCACGATTTACAAGTTAAGTGTTATCCGTACCAACTGATTGTCGAGTCAGAAAATAACCGTGTATTGGAAGCTTTATTAGAATATGAAAGGGTTAGCGATGATTAA